The Bosea sp. 685 DNA window GGTCACAGCAGGTTTGCAGCCAACGAAAAAACCCGGCCTCGCGGCCGGGTTTTTCAGTCGAAAATCCGCTCTGCGGAATGGCGAAAATCAGGAGGCGAGAGCGCCAACCCGATGCGCCAGGCGCGAGACCTTGCGGGACGCCGTATTCTTGTGAACGATGCCCTTCTGAGCAGCCCGCATGATCTCCGGCTGGGCAGCCTTCAGAGCGTCGGCAGCGGCGCTCTTGTCGCCGGAGGCGATCGCCTCCT harbors:
- the rpsT gene encoding 30S ribosomal protein S20, producing the protein MANTTSAKKATRKIARRTEVNKARRSRMRTFLRKVEEAIASGDKSAAADALKAAQPEIMRAAQKGIVHKNTASRKVSRLAHRVGALAS